One stretch of Pararhizobium qamdonense DNA includes these proteins:
- a CDS encoding 2-hydroxyacid dehydrogenase: MKKIAIIGDRFMLPTVFRDKVVEACGEGHDIRLLEQPWPDEPMEHGYAVEGMDGLKEYMGKADDIIAFVADAEMVITQLAPFSRGMFSKLPDLKFVAVSRGGPVNIDMNAARDAGVLVVNTPGRNASAVAEFTLGAILAETRLIRSGHESLRKGEWRGELYRADKTGRELSEMTVGIVGYGNIGTKVVRLLRAFGTKVLVYDPYVQLSADDRNAGVEHVSFDDLLSRSDLVTLHARVSDETRNMMNAESFAKMKPGAIFVNTARGPLCDYDALYEALVNGPLSSAMLETFAVEPVPADWPLLQLPNVTLTPHIAGASVRTVTYAAEMAAEEVRRYIAGLPPVNPC; encoded by the coding sequence ATGAAGAAAATTGCCATCATCGGAGACCGGTTCATGCTGCCGACGGTCTTTCGCGACAAGGTCGTGGAAGCCTGTGGCGAGGGGCATGATATCCGTCTTCTCGAACAGCCCTGGCCGGATGAGCCGATGGAGCATGGCTATGCGGTGGAGGGCATGGACGGCCTGAAGGAATATATGGGCAAGGCCGACGACATCATCGCGTTCGTTGCGGATGCGGAGATGGTGATTACACAGCTGGCGCCGTTTTCCCGCGGCATGTTTTCCAAGTTGCCGGACCTGAAATTCGTCGCGGTTTCGCGTGGTGGGCCGGTGAATATCGATATGAATGCCGCGCGCGATGCCGGTGTTCTGGTGGTCAACACGCCCGGCCGCAATGCGAGTGCAGTTGCCGAATTTACCCTTGGCGCGATCCTTGCCGAAACCCGGCTGATCCGGTCCGGCCACGAATCCCTGCGCAAGGGCGAATGGCGCGGCGAACTCTACCGTGCCGACAAGACCGGCCGCGAGCTTTCGGAAATGACCGTCGGCATCGTCGGCTATGGCAATATCGGCACCAAGGTGGTGCGGCTGCTGCGGGCATTCGGAACCAAGGTGCTGGTCTACGATCCCTATGTCCAGCTGTCTGCCGATGACCGCAATGCCGGTGTCGAGCATGTGAGCTTCGATGATCTCCTGTCGCGCTCGGATCTCGTGACGCTGCATGCGCGGGTGTCGGACGAGACGCGGAATATGATGAACGCCGAAAGCTTTGCCAAAATGAAGCCGGGTGCGATCTTCGTAAACACGGCGCGCGGACCGCTCTGCGACTATGATGCGCTGTATGAGGCCTTAGTGAACGGCCCGCTTTCGTCCGCCATGCTGGAAACCTTTGCCGTCGAACCGGTGCCTGCCGACTGGCCGCTGTTGCAATTGCCGAACGTGACGCTGACGCCGCATATTGCCGGGGCATCCGTGCGCACGGTCACCTATGCCGCAGAGATGGCGGCCGAAGAGGTGCGCCGCTACATCGCCGGCCTGCCGCCGGTCAATCCGTGCTGA
- a CDS encoding ABC transporter ATP-binding protein has protein sequence MTTLQLKNIVKRYKTNTVLDNLSLDVADGETLVLFGPSGAGKTVLLRLVAGVIDPEEGQILIGGEDVADIDAEHRGIGMAFQNFALFPHMSAFDNIASPLTATNATKDAISAGVHKVAKLLKIDHVLSHHPKALSNGQKQRTALARALAGSPPLLLLDDPLRNVDAKLRFEMRLELPRLLAAQGATVVYVTQDYKEAMALGDRIAVMSQGRIRQIGTPENIYNAPADIEIARLFGDPTINLLDVTPKSGPDGVYVELSNVKVALPGMPSDVVGKTCVIGLRPETIAFTDADAAGAIPVTVEAETPLNEKTVTLVLTARGREILVSRPAGTPGPVSGPAHIAVNGQAAFLFDKESGGLIRSAATQVTRNGEAA, from the coding sequence ATGACGACACTTCAGCTTAAAAACATCGTCAAGCGCTACAAGACCAACACGGTTCTCGACAATCTGTCGCTGGATGTGGCCGATGGCGAAACGCTGGTCCTGTTCGGTCCTTCTGGGGCGGGAAAGACCGTGCTGCTGCGGCTGGTGGCCGGTGTGATCGATCCGGAGGAAGGGCAGATCCTGATCGGCGGCGAGGATGTCGCCGATATCGACGCCGAACATCGCGGCATCGGCATGGCTTTCCAGAACTTCGCGCTGTTTCCGCATATGAGCGCCTTCGACAACATTGCCAGCCCGCTGACGGCGACCAATGCGACGAAGGATGCGATCTCGGCGGGCGTGCACAAGGTGGCCAAGCTCCTGAAGATTGATCATGTCCTGTCGCACCACCCAAAGGCGCTGTCGAACGGCCAGAAGCAGCGGACCGCGCTCGCCCGGGCGCTTGCCGGCTCGCCGCCGCTGCTTTTGCTTGACGATCCCTTGCGCAATGTGGACGCCAAGCTGCGTTTCGAGATGCGGCTGGAATTGCCGCGCCTGCTCGCCGCGCAAGGGGCAACAGTCGTCTATGTGACGCAAGACTACAAGGAAGCGATGGCGCTGGGAGACCGGATCGCCGTGATGTCACAGGGCCGCATCCGCCAGATCGGCACGCCCGAGAATATCTACAATGCCCCCGCCGATATCGAGATCGCCCGTCTGTTCGGCGATCCGACCATCAATCTTCTCGATGTCACGCCGAAATCCGGACCGGACGGGGTCTATGTCGAGCTTTCGAACGTCAAGGTGGCTTTGCCCGGCATGCCGTCGGATGTGGTTGGAAAAACCTGCGTCATCGGTCTGAGGCCGGAGACAATCGCCTTTACCGATGCGGACGCGGCTGGCGCCATTCCGGTGACGGTGGAAGCCGAAACGCCGCTGAACGAAAAGACCGTCACGCTGGTTCTGACCGCACGCGGCCGGGAAATTCTGGTATCGCGGCCGGCGGGGACGCCGGGTCCCGTATCTGGCCCTGCCCATATCGCCGTCAATGGTCAGGCGGCCTTCCTGTTCGACAAGGAGAGTGGCGGGCTGATCCGGTCTGCCGCAACCCAGGTGACACGCAATGGAGAAGCGGCATGA
- a CDS encoding class II aldolase/adducin family protein, whose amino-acid sequence MTENYVRQSIIDHCRKMNALGINQGTSGNISARYEDRMLITPSAAPYDEMTPDMIASLPLEGEYGAWDGPRKPSTEWRFHLDILRSRPEVNAVIHTHAIYSTILAIAHRPIPACHYMIAAFGGDDVKVCDYARYGTKELSDNILKAMEGRTACLMANHGMLATGASLEKAMWAAVELETIAKQYYHALLIGGPVVLPAEEIAGVRKGFASYGLQDGAKKAANG is encoded by the coding sequence ATGACAGAGAATTACGTTCGCCAGTCGATCATCGATCATTGCCGCAAGATGAATGCGCTCGGGATCAACCAGGGCACATCCGGCAATATCAGCGCCCGCTATGAAGACCGCATGCTGATCACGCCGTCGGCGGCACCCTATGACGAGATGACGCCGGACATGATAGCCTCGCTGCCGCTGGAGGGCGAATACGGCGCCTGGGACGGGCCGCGCAAACCGTCGACGGAATGGCGCTTCCATCTCGATATCCTGCGCAGCCGGCCCGAGGTGAACGCGGTCATCCATACGCATGCGATCTATTCGACCATTCTCGCCATTGCGCATAGGCCGATCCCCGCCTGCCACTACATGATCGCCGCCTTCGGTGGTGACGATGTGAAGGTCTGCGACTATGCGCGCTACGGCACCAAGGAACTGTCGGACAATATCCTCAAGGCAATGGAGGGCCGCACCGCCTGCCTGATGGCCAATCACGGCATGCTCGCCACCGGTGCCAGCCTCGAAAAGGCGATGTGGGCAGCCGTCGAACTGGAGACCATTGCCAAGCAATATTACCACGCGCTGCTGATCGGCGGCCCGGTCGTGTTGCCAGCGGAAGAGATTGCCGGCGTCCGCAAGGGCTTTGCCAGCTACGGATTGCAGGATGGCGCAAAGAAGGCCGCGAATGGATGA
- a CDS encoding glycerol-3-phosphate dehydrogenase, which translates to MSAEGIIDLFIIGGGVNGAGIARDAAGRGMSVVLCEKDDLAQGTSSRSGKLVHGGLRYLEYYEFRLVREALIEREVLLQSAPHIIWPMRFVLPHSASDRPAWLVRLGLFLYDHLGGRKRLPGTRTLNLRTAPEGAPVKTEYRKAFEYSDCWVDDARLVLLNALDAQQRGAKIHTRTACTSVRRNGDLWDIEMTGTGTGRKTALKARCVVNTAGPWVNDVIGRVAGLNSRRNVRLVKGSHIIVPKFWEGRQAYLVQNPDKRVIFINPYENDLALIGTTDIPYEGRPEDVKADANEIDYLIKSVNRYFKQQLTPGDIVHSFSGVRPLYDDNAENPSAVTRDYIFEVDADGGNAPLLSVFGGKITTFRKLSEHALEKIRPFFPAMKPGWTAGGILPGGDMQDADFEQFLADLSARYRWLPAGLAKHYARLYGTRAHDLLSGAASLDDLGAAFGPLLREREARFLIKTEWAQTPQDILERRTKHGLHMTPAEREAFASWCLQQPQAA; encoded by the coding sequence GTGAGTGCTGAAGGGATCATCGACCTGTTCATCATCGGCGGCGGCGTCAACGGCGCCGGCATTGCCCGCGATGCGGCCGGGCGCGGCATGTCGGTCGTGCTCTGCGAAAAGGACGATCTGGCTCAGGGGACCAGTTCGCGCTCCGGCAAGCTTGTGCATGGCGGCCTGCGTTATCTCGAATATTATGAATTCCGGCTGGTGCGCGAGGCGCTGATCGAGCGCGAGGTGCTGCTTCAATCCGCGCCGCATATCATCTGGCCGATGCGGTTCGTGTTGCCGCACAGCGCGTCCGACCGGCCGGCCTGGCTCGTGCGGCTCGGGCTGTTTCTCTACGATCATCTCGGCGGCCGCAAACGCCTGCCGGGCACGCGCACGCTCAACCTGCGGACAGCGCCGGAGGGCGCGCCGGTCAAGACGGAGTATCGCAAGGCGTTCGAATACTCCGACTGCTGGGTGGATGATGCCCGCCTGGTGCTGCTCAACGCGCTCGATGCGCAGCAGCGCGGCGCGAAAATCCACACCCGGACCGCCTGCACCTCGGTGCGCCGCAATGGCGATCTCTGGGATATCGAGATGACCGGAACCGGCACGGGCCGAAAGACAGCGCTCAAGGCACGCTGCGTGGTGAACACGGCGGGTCCCTGGGTGAACGATGTCATCGGCCGGGTTGCCGGGCTGAATTCCCGCCGCAATGTCCGCCTGGTCAAGGGCAGCCATATCATCGTGCCGAAATTCTGGGAGGGGCGGCAGGCCTATCTCGTGCAGAACCCGGACAAGCGGGTGATCTTCATCAACCCCTATGAAAACGACCTGGCGCTGATCGGGACGACCGATATTCCCTATGAGGGGCGCCCGGAAGACGTGAAGGCGGATGCAAACGAGATCGACTATTTGATCAAATCCGTGAACCGCTATTTCAAACAGCAGCTGACGCCCGGCGATATCGTCCACAGCTTCTCAGGCGTGCGGCCGCTCTATGACGACAATGCCGAAAACCCGTCCGCCGTGACGCGCGATTATATTTTCGAGGTCGATGCGGACGGCGGCAACGCGCCGCTGCTGTCCGTCTTCGGCGGCAAGATCACCACATTCCGCAAGTTGTCCGAACATGCGCTGGAAAAGATCAGGCCGTTCTTCCCGGCGATGAAGCCGGGCTGGACCGCAGGCGGCATTCTGCCCGGCGGCGATATGCAAGACGCAGATTTCGAGCAGTTCCTCGCAGATCTCAGCGCCCGGTACCGGTGGCTTCCCGCCGGTCTTGCCAAGCATTACGCCCGGCTTTACGGCACGCGTGCGCATGATCTGCTTTCCGGCGCCGCCTCGCTCGACGATCTCGGTGCTGCTTTCGGCCCGTTGCTGCGCGAGCGCGAGGCGCGGTTCCTGATCAAGACCGAATGGGCGCAAACGCCGCAGGACATTCTGGAACGCCGTACGAAACACGGTTTGCACATGACACCGGCCGAGCGCGAGGCGTTCGCTTCCTGGTGTCTGCAACAGCCGCAGGCGGCTTGA
- a CDS encoding FGGY-family carbohydrate kinase — MTGDAKKPLVIGIDIGTSGARAVAMDAAFNVVAAGSSKLADFSADHRDPAVWWQAVQTALGQVLDAINRRQVRAIAIDGTSGTMLPVSADGAPLAVPMMYNDPVEDADILALIKAHAPKESAAHGATSGLAKALAFQAVPGVFRIIHQADWLAGHFTGLYDVSDENNALKTGYDPVSRTWPDWIAATGMRPDLLPNVLPAGSPVAGISAEAADAFGLSDDVVIVAGTTDGCASFLATGADQPGDAVSALGTTLTVKMLSGQPLFAPEYGLYSHRIGDMWLAGGASNTGGVVLAAHFDNAQIAALSADIDPADDTGLHYYPLVRDGERFPVNDPAMKPRMTPRPDSDALFLKAIFEGIAGVEALAYERLVSLGSPPLRSIRTVGGGAKNAVWAEIRNRKIPVSFLPVASEEAAAGTARLALTGAKLAGVI; from the coding sequence ATGACGGGTGACGCAAAAAAGCCGCTGGTGATCGGCATCGATATCGGCACATCCGGTGCGCGCGCGGTGGCGATGGATGCTGCCTTCAACGTCGTCGCCGCCGGCTCGTCGAAACTTGCGGATTTTTCCGCTGATCACCGGGATCCGGCCGTCTGGTGGCAGGCGGTGCAGACGGCCTTGGGGCAGGTGCTGGATGCGATTAACCGCAGGCAGGTCCGGGCGATCGCGATCGACGGCACCTCCGGCACGATGCTGCCGGTCAGCGCCGACGGTGCGCCGCTGGCGGTGCCGATGATGTACAATGATCCGGTCGAAGACGCGGATATCCTGGCGCTGATCAAGGCGCATGCGCCGAAAGAAAGTGCGGCGCATGGGGCGACGTCCGGTCTGGCGAAGGCTCTGGCATTTCAGGCCGTGCCGGGGGTCTTCCGGATCATCCATCAGGCCGATTGGCTTGCCGGGCATTTCACCGGGCTCTACGATGTGTCCGATGAGAACAATGCCTTGAAGACCGGCTATGACCCGGTATCGCGCACTTGGCCGGACTGGATTGCCGCAACGGGCATGCGGCCCGATCTGCTGCCGAACGTTCTGCCGGCAGGATCGCCGGTTGCCGGAATTTCCGCTGAGGCAGCGGACGCATTCGGCCTTAGTGATGACGTCGTGATTGTCGCGGGCACCACGGATGGCTGCGCATCGTTTCTGGCAACGGGCGCCGATCAGCCCGGCGATGCCGTCTCGGCGCTCGGGACGACGCTGACGGTGAAGATGCTGTCCGGGCAGCCGCTGTTTGCGCCGGAATACGGTCTCTACAGCCACCGGATCGGCGACATGTGGCTGGCGGGTGGGGCTTCCAATACCGGCGGCGTGGTCCTAGCGGCGCATTTCGACAATGCGCAGATTGCCGCCCTGTCTGCGGACATCGATCCGGCTGACGATACCGGTCTTCACTATTATCCGCTGGTCAGGGATGGCGAGCGGTTTCCGGTCAACGATCCGGCGATGAAGCCGCGCATGACACCGCGGCCGGATAGCGATGCCCTGTTCCTGAAGGCGATCTTCGAGGGGATCGCCGGTGTCGAGGCTCTCGCCTATGAGCGGCTGGTTTCGCTCGGCAGTCCGCCGCTGCGCTCCATCCGAACGGTCGGCGGCGGGGCAAAGAATGCGGTCTGGGCTGAGATACGCAACCGCAAAATACCGGTATCGTTTCTGCCTGTGGCCTCGGAAGAGGCAGCGGCCGGCACGGCGCGGCTTGCGCTGACGGGCGCCAAATTGGCGGGTGTGATATGA
- a CDS encoding TIGR01459 family HAD-type hydrolase: protein MSGGPLEIAGLDEAAERFDAFLIDQFGVLRDGKGPYPGAVDTLIRLKQAGKTIIILSNSGKRSAENDRRLAALGFDRTSWDWFLTSGEVAWRILQRESGQGAGGVARKCLLVSRDGDTSPLDGLGLERTESGKDADFIMLAASEGDLHPLSFYETLLAPAARRGVPCLCTNPDKIMLTKEGTAFGAGRIAELYEELGGQVRWIGKPFADIYATAREFLGDLPPQKICCIGDSIEHDIAGAAGAGLKSILVTTGILETASDAQRQALFAEHGAMPDFILPAFTWSGR, encoded by the coding sequence ATGAGCGGCGGACCACTGGAAATCGCCGGCCTTGATGAGGCCGCCGAGCGTTTCGACGCGTTTCTGATCGATCAGTTCGGCGTGCTGCGGGATGGCAAGGGGCCATATCCGGGGGCGGTGGACACGCTGATCCGGCTGAAACAGGCCGGAAAGACCATCATCATCCTGTCCAATTCCGGCAAGCGTTCGGCGGAGAATGACCGGCGGCTTGCAGCCCTTGGTTTCGATCGCACGAGCTGGGACTGGTTCTTGACCTCCGGCGAGGTCGCCTGGCGTATCCTGCAGAGGGAAAGCGGGCAGGGCGCAGGCGGTGTGGCGCGCAAATGCCTGCTGGTCAGCCGCGACGGCGATACCTCGCCGCTTGACGGGCTGGGTCTTGAGCGGACCGAAAGCGGCAAAGATGCGGATTTCATCATGCTTGCGGCCAGCGAAGGGGATCTCCATCCGCTGTCGTTTTACGAGACGCTGCTGGCGCCGGCGGCCAGGCGTGGCGTGCCGTGCCTGTGCACCAATCCGGACAAGATCATGCTGACGAAGGAGGGCACGGCCTTCGGAGCGGGGCGGATCGCCGAGCTTTACGAGGAACTGGGCGGGCAGGTCCGCTGGATCGGCAAGCCGTTTGCCGACATCTATGCGACGGCACGCGAATTCCTCGGGGACCTTCCACCTCAGAAAATCTGCTGCATCGGCGACAGTATCGAGCATGACATTGCCGGTGCGGCAGGCGCCGGGCTGAAATCGATCCTGGTGACGACGGGCATTCTGGAAACCGCATCGGACGCGCAGCGCCAGGCGCTGTTTGCCGAGCATGGCGCCATGCCCGACTTCATCCTGCCGGCTTTCACCTGGTCCGGGCGCTAG
- a CDS encoding FGGY-family carbohydrate kinase has protein sequence MRDILIGIDAGTSVIKSVAFDLGGKQIAFSAIPNSYESEGGRGVVQDLDRTWADTAKTLADLAGKVENLASRVAAISVTGQGDGTWLIDKNGDPVGKGWLWLDARAGDTVERLRRDSGDATRFSHTGSGLAACQMGSQLRWILENAPEMIEGATTGFHCKDWLYFKLTGQRATDPSEANFTFGDFRTRQYCEDVIDFLDLRQQRYLLPEIVDGAVTRHALSDAAATLTGLLAGTPVVLGYVDVVCTSLGAGLYEPGTDTGCSIIGSTGMHMRLAKSPDDVQLNKDLTGYTMCMPISGHYAQMQSNMAATLNIDWILSLAGSVLKGMGIEKSKTELLGHVEDWLSQAKETSLLFHPYISEAGERGPFVDASARASFIGLDLNHGFADMVRAVFNGLAMASRDCYVEMGPLPSRVRLTGGAARSASLRRILGGALGSSVQTSEREEAGAAGTAMIAAVSLGIYGSMEECVKEWVTPYQRPAEPADKAMAARFDAAFPLYRQSRLSLRPVWHALSHGAAPASE, from the coding sequence ATGCGCGATATCCTGATCGGGATCGATGCGGGAACCTCCGTCATCAAGTCGGTCGCCTTTGACCTGGGCGGCAAGCAGATCGCGTTTTCAGCCATTCCTAACAGTTATGAAAGCGAGGGCGGCCGGGGTGTCGTTCAGGATCTTGACCGCACCTGGGCCGATACCGCAAAGACGCTGGCCGATCTCGCCGGCAAGGTGGAGAACCTTGCCAGCCGGGTTGCGGCGATCTCGGTGACCGGCCAGGGCGACGGCACCTGGCTGATCGACAAAAACGGTGATCCCGTGGGCAAGGGCTGGCTCTGGCTCGATGCCCGCGCCGGCGATACCGTCGAGCGCCTGCGCCGCGACAGTGGCGATGCCACGCGCTTTTCCCATACCGGCTCCGGCCTTGCCGCCTGCCAGATGGGCTCGCAGCTCAGGTGGATCCTTGAAAATGCGCCCGAGATGATCGAAGGCGCTACGACCGGATTTCACTGCAAGGATTGGCTCTATTTCAAGCTGACCGGCCAGCGGGCGACCGATCCCTCCGAGGCCAATTTCACCTTCGGGGATTTTCGCACCCGGCAATATTGCGAGGATGTCATCGACTTTCTCGACCTGCGCCAGCAGCGCTACCTCCTGCCTGAAATCGTCGATGGCGCTGTTACCCGGCATGCGTTGAGCGATGCGGCAGCCACCCTGACAGGGCTTCTGGCGGGAACCCCTGTTGTGCTCGGTTATGTCGATGTCGTCTGCACCTCGCTCGGCGCCGGGCTTTACGAGCCGGGCACCGATACCGGCTGCTCGATCATCGGCTCGACCGGCATGCATATGCGGCTGGCGAAAAGCCCTGACGACGTGCAGCTCAACAAGGACCTCACCGGCTACACCATGTGCATGCCGATATCAGGCCATTATGCGCAGATGCAGTCGAACATGGCGGCAACGCTCAATATAGACTGGATCCTGTCCCTGGCCGGCAGCGTGCTGAAGGGCATGGGGATCGAGAAGAGCAAGACCGAGCTGCTCGGCCATGTCGAGGACTGGCTGTCGCAGGCCAAGGAAACCTCGCTTCTCTTCCATCCCTATATTTCCGAGGCCGGCGAGCGCGGGCCGTTCGTCGATGCGTCTGCGCGGGCATCCTTCATCGGGCTTGATCTCAACCACGGCTTTGCCGACATGGTCCGCGCCGTCTTCAACGGTCTCGCCATGGCATCGCGCGATTGCTACGTCGAGATGGGGCCGCTGCCATCGCGGGTGCGGCTGACGGGCGGTGCGGCGCGCAGCGCATCCTTGCGGCGCATTCTTGGCGGCGCGCTCGGTTCATCGGTGCAGACCAGCGAGCGCGAGGAGGCGGGGGCTGCCGGTACGGCGATGATCGCCGCCGTCTCGCTCGGCATCTACGGCTCGATGGAAGAGTGCGTCAAGGAATGGGTCACCCCCTACCAGCGGCCGGCGGAACCGGCCGACAAAGCCATGGCGGCGCGTTTTGACGCGGCGTTTCCACTCTACAGGCAATCGCGCCTGTCCCTTCGTCCGGTCTGGCACGCCCTGTCCCACGGCGCCGCCCCGGCATCTGAATAG
- a CDS encoding class II aldolase/adducin family protein gives MVKSFEFEALLDVSARVGADPSLVQAAGGNTSIKEGGTLWIKASGLWLAHARERDVMVPVALDALLDALERDDPSTEKAQDFVIRDRNPSGLRPSIETTVHALMPQKVVIHVHCVETIATAVQVNGETIAASKLPDIPHVFVPYARPGLPLAKAIAARIRPDTSVLILGNHGLAVAGETVAQAERLLAEVSQRLALPRRTAPDADIAALSRLAVGSQFTLPQESLIHDAATDLASCRIAAGGSLYPDHVIFLGRGSFVAAPGDTAASIEERHRAEGQAVPPALLFPGKGVLVAKDVTAGALAMARCLSDVLGRVSEGARLRYLTDAENGELLGWDAEKYRQELNRAGKTLQ, from the coding sequence ATGGTGAAAAGTTTTGAATTCGAAGCCCTTCTGGACGTGTCGGCCCGGGTCGGTGCCGATCCGTCGCTGGTGCAGGCGGCCGGCGGCAATACCTCGATCAAGGAAGGCGGCACGCTGTGGATCAAGGCATCGGGGCTTTGGCTTGCCCATGCCCGCGAGCGCGACGTGATGGTGCCGGTGGCGCTCGATGCTCTGCTCGATGCGCTGGAGCGCGATGATCCTTCCACGGAGAAGGCGCAGGATTTCGTCATCCGGGATCGCAATCCGTCCGGCTTGCGGCCCTCGATCGAAACGACAGTGCATGCGCTGATGCCGCAGAAGGTGGTGATCCACGTTCATTGCGTCGAGACCATCGCAACTGCTGTCCAGGTCAACGGCGAAACCATCGCCGCCTCGAAACTGCCGGATATCCCGCATGTGTTCGTGCCCTATGCGCGGCCGGGCCTGCCGCTCGCCAAGGCAATTGCGGCGCGGATCCGGCCGGATACCAGCGTGCTCATCCTCGGCAATCACGGTCTTGCGGTGGCCGGCGAAACGGTGGCGCAGGCGGAGCGTCTTCTCGCCGAGGTCTCCCAAAGGCTCGCCCTGCCGCGCCGCACGGCGCCGGATGCGGATATCGCGGCCCTGTCGCGGCTGGCGGTGGGCAGTCAGTTCACCTTGCCGCAGGAAAGCCTGATCCATGATGCCGCCACCGATCTGGCAAGCTGCCGCATCGCGGCCGGGGGCAGCCTCTATCCGGACCATGTGATCTTTCTCGGGCGCGGCTCGTTTGTTGCAGCCCCCGGCGATACGGCAGCCTCGATCGAGGAGCGGCATCGCGCCGAGGGGCAGGCCGTTCCACCGGCATTGCTGTTTCCGGGCAAGGGCGTGCTGGTCGCCAAGGACGTCACGGCCGGTGCGCTGGCCATGGCGCGCTGCCTCTCGGATGTGCTCGGCCGGGTCAGTGAGGGTGCGCGGCTGCGCTATCTGACGGATGCCGAAAACGGCGAGCTTCTCGGTTGGGATGCGGAAAAATACCGGCAGGAACTGAACCGGGCCGGAAAGACGCTGCAATGA
- a CDS encoding ABC transporter ATP-binding protein has translation MSETALFIKGVDKFYGPIDHGVHAVKQLNMDVKKGEIIALLGSSGCGKTSTLRMVAGFEAVSRGTIAMKGREVQTFAPVKRNVAMAFEGYSLYPPLTVRENIAFALKASKLSQSVVDEKVANIAKLLEIEDIMGRYPSSISGGQQQRASLGRALIRDADLHLLDEPMGQLEPQLRALLRGRIKHFIKERGLTAILVTHDQTEANALADRIAVMEGGVLQQFDTPQMIKERPANLFTGTFVGEPPMNVFSAGISGTGDTVSFGLNEGVKLDYKASDFSHEVRAELMKRSKVVLGIRPYAVRRSEGGVGAKVAVNQWLGDQTHIATDFAGGTMVLVEHDRTNLAIGENVGIRLDPSSLHVFDGESGRAISHGQELA, from the coding sequence ATGAGCGAGACCGCACTGTTCATCAAGGGCGTCGACAAGTTCTATGGCCCGATCGATCATGGCGTCCACGCCGTCAAGCAGCTGAACATGGACGTGAAGAAGGGCGAGATCATCGCGCTTCTCGGCTCTTCCGGCTGCGGCAAGACCTCGACATTGCGCATGGTCGCCGGCTTCGAGGCCGTGTCGCGCGGTACGATCGCGATGAAGGGGCGCGAGGTCCAGACCTTTGCGCCGGTCAAGCGCAATGTCGCCATGGCGTTCGAGGGATACTCGCTCTATCCGCCTTTGACGGTGCGCGAAAACATCGCCTTTGCGCTGAAGGCCTCGAAGCTTTCCCAGAGCGTGGTGGACGAAAAGGTCGCCAATATCGCCAAGCTGCTCGAGATCGAAGATATCATGGGCCGCTATCCGAGTTCGATCTCGGGCGGCCAGCAGCAGCGGGCGTCGCTGGGCCGGGCGCTGATCCGCGATGCCGACCTGCATCTGCTCGACGAGCCGATGGGGCAGCTGGAGCCGCAGTTGCGCGCGCTTTTGCGCGGCCGCATCAAGCATTTTATCAAGGAGCGCGGCCTGACCGCCATTCTCGTCACCCACGACCAGACGGAGGCCAATGCGCTGGCCGACCGGATCGCCGTCATGGAGGGCGGCGTGCTGCAGCAGTTCGATACGCCGCAGATGATCAAGGAGCGTCCGGCCAATCTGTTTACCGGCACCTTTGTCGGCGAGCCGCCAATGAACGTGTTTTCGGCGGGGATTTCCGGCACCGGCGATACCGTCTCTTTCGGTCTGAACGAGGGCGTGAAGCTTGACTACAAGGCGTCGGATTTTTCGCATGAAGTGCGTGCCGAACTGATGAAGCGCAGCAAGGTCGTGCTTGGCATCCGGCCCTATGCCGTGCGCCGCAGCGAAGGCGGCGTTGGTGCGAAAGTGGCTGTCAACCAGTGGCTGGGCGACCAGACCCATATCGCCACCGATTTTGCCGGCGGCACGATGGTGCTGGTCGAACATGACCGCACCAATCTGGCCATCGGCGAGAATGTCGGTATCCGGCTTGATCCCTCGAGCCTGCACGTGTTCGACGGCGAGAGCGGCCGGGCCATCAGCCATGGGCAGGAGCTGGCCTGA